In Methanosarcina siciliae T4/M, one genomic interval encodes:
- a CDS encoding TrkH family potassium uptake protein, with protein MNIKIVFYVLGGLLRLLGLLMIVPLGVAYYYGESLTPFLVSIVITVLTGLILLSYKTDEEWMRKEGFAIVALGWLAVAVFGAIPFMLDGISPLNSLFESMSAFTTTGSTILTNIDSHPKGILFWRSMMQWLGGMGIIVLFIAVLPKLGVAGRQLFRAEAPGPTEDKLKPRIRETAKILWMVYFVISFAEVVALLLAGLSLYDAITHTFTTMACGGFSPYGASIEAFGSPLVEYIITFFMFVSGANFALHYRAIYVDKDFLLKDDEFRFYTALTLAATGLLTLLLYRDINTGFFDSFRLSIFQVVSIMTTTGFATTDFNLWSDSAKMVLLLVMFVGGCAGSTGGGIKVVRILMLLRHGRVELFKSLHPRAIRGVKFNNKNVPDEVINSIFSFVVIYLFIFMSSALILAVLGMDIITSTTASIATLGNIGPGLNVVGPMGTFDPIPPLGKLILIANMWIGRLEVYTVIVLFTPEFWNK; from the coding sequence ATGAATATTAAGATTGTTTTTTATGTGCTTGGCGGTTTACTCAGGCTTCTCGGGTTGCTTATGATTGTTCCTCTCGGAGTCGCTTATTATTACGGGGAAAGCCTGACGCCATTTCTTGTATCTATCGTCATAACCGTCCTTACCGGCTTAATCCTGCTTTCATACAAAACCGATGAAGAATGGATGCGCAAAGAAGGTTTTGCAATCGTTGCTCTGGGCTGGCTTGCAGTTGCAGTCTTCGGGGCAATTCCTTTTATGCTGGATGGGATTTCTCCCCTCAATTCTCTTTTCGAATCCATGTCGGCCTTTACAACCACGGGCTCTACAATTTTAACTAACATTGACAGTCATCCAAAAGGCATCCTCTTCTGGCGGTCCATGATGCAGTGGCTGGGCGGAATGGGTATCATTGTGCTTTTCATTGCCGTCCTGCCAAAACTCGGAGTTGCCGGACGCCAGCTTTTCAGGGCTGAAGCGCCGGGACCTACCGAAGATAAGCTAAAACCAAGAATAAGGGAAACTGCAAAGATCCTGTGGATGGTCTACTTTGTAATCTCATTCGCGGAGGTTGTTGCCCTTCTGCTTGCAGGACTTTCTTTATACGATGCTATTACCCATACTTTTACCACAATGGCATGCGGAGGCTTTTCACCTTATGGAGCGAGCATTGAAGCTTTCGGAAGCCCTCTGGTAGAATACATAATAACGTTTTTCATGTTCGTTTCAGGTGCAAACTTTGCTCTCCATTACAGGGCAATTTATGTTGATAAGGACTTTCTTCTAAAAGACGATGAATTTCGCTTCTATACAGCCCTCACCCTTGCAGCAACCGGACTTTTAACCCTCCTGCTCTATCGCGATATTAATACGGGGTTTTTCGACTCTTTCAGACTTTCGATCTTTCAGGTAGTTTCCATCATGACAACGACCGGGTTTGCCACAACGGATTTTAACCTCTGGTCCGACTCGGCAAAAATGGTGCTTCTCCTCGTTATGTTTGTAGGCGGGTGTGCCGGCTCTACGGGTGGAGGCATCAAAGTCGTGCGCATCCTCATGCTCCTCAGGCACGGGAGAGTGGAGCTTTTTAAGTCCCTCCATCCGAGAGCCATAAGAGGTGTAAAATTCAACAACAAGAACGTTCCGGACGAGGTTATAAACTCTATATTTTCCTTTGTGGTAATCTATCTCTTTATTTTTATGTCAAGTGCCCTTATCCTCGCGGTACTCGGCATGGATATCATAACTTCAACTACTGCCTCCATAGCTACCCTCGGGAACATAGGTCCCGGCCTTAATGTGGTAGGTCCGATGGGAACTTTTGACCCGATCCCCCCTCTCGGAAAATTAATCCTGATTGCGAACATGTGGATAGGAAGGCTTGAAGTCTACACTGTAATAGTGCTCTTTACGCCGGAGTTCTGGAACAAGTGA
- a CDS encoding digeranylgeranylglycerophospholipid reductase — MKDSYDVLVIGAGPAGSIAAKTAAEKGLDVLLIEKRQEIGDPVRCAEGVNKEYLKKHVEIDESWICADLKGSRIYSPNGTKVEMAEEISGGEVGYVLERKIFDRALAEHAAKAGAEVRVKTRATGLIIEDDFVKGARLMHLGKEYEVRAKIVIGADGVESKVGRWAGIDTSLKPIDIETCSQYLIAGVDIDPEYCEFYIGNEIAPGGYVWIFPKGGGKANVGIGILGNRTGKFKPRPVDYLNNFVEKKFPNARIVEMIFGGVPVSGSIEKTSSNGLMLVGDAARQSDPITGGGILNAMDAGKIAGEASYEAISAGDVSLEKLEEVYEKRWRETTGHDIDMSLIVKNCFINLKDEDLDALADSLKEVKFESMRLFDLLQALFKANKKLLWDLRVLFKDVAKEAMKNRT; from the coding sequence ATGAAGGATAGCTATGATGTTCTCGTGATAGGAGCCGGGCCTGCAGGTTCCATTGCTGCAAAAACGGCAGCTGAAAAAGGGCTTGATGTGCTTTTAATCGAAAAGCGCCAGGAAATAGGCGACCCTGTACGCTGTGCCGAAGGCGTAAACAAAGAATATCTCAAAAAACACGTTGAAATTGACGAAAGCTGGATCTGCGCCGACCTTAAAGGTTCCCGTATTTACTCCCCAAACGGCACCAAGGTCGAAATGGCAGAAGAAATCTCCGGTGGAGAGGTGGGTTATGTCCTTGAAAGAAAAATATTTGACCGTGCCCTCGCTGAGCATGCTGCAAAAGCCGGAGCAGAGGTTAGGGTAAAGACAAGGGCAACAGGCCTGATCATTGAAGACGATTTCGTGAAGGGAGCAAGGCTCATGCACCTGGGAAAAGAGTATGAAGTAAGGGCAAAAATAGTCATAGGTGCAGACGGAGTCGAGTCCAAGGTAGGCAGGTGGGCAGGAATAGATACCTCTCTGAAGCCCATAGACATAGAAACCTGCTCCCAGTACCTTATAGCAGGCGTGGACATAGATCCGGAATACTGCGAATTTTACATCGGAAATGAGATTGCCCCCGGGGGATACGTCTGGATCTTCCCTAAGGGGGGAGGGAAAGCCAATGTGGGAATAGGAATTCTGGGAAACAGAACAGGTAAATTCAAACCCAGACCTGTCGATTACCTCAATAATTTCGTAGAGAAAAAGTTCCCCAACGCCAGGATTGTAGAAATGATCTTCGGAGGAGTTCCGGTTTCGGGAAGCATTGAAAAAACTTCCTCAAACGGCTTAATGCTTGTCGGAGATGCGGCCCGCCAGTCCGACCCTATTACAGGCGGTGGAATCCTCAATGCAATGGATGCAGGAAAGATTGCCGGAGAAGCCTCTTACGAAGCCATCTCCGCAGGAGATGTTTCCCTTGAAAAACTTGAAGAAGTTTATGAAAAACGCTGGAGGGAAACTACCGGGCATGACATAGACATGAGCCTCATCGTAAAGAATTGTTTTATCAACCTCAAGGACGAGGACCTGGACGCCCTTGCCGATTCTCTCAAGGAAGTAAAGTTCGAGAGCATGAGGCTTTTTGACCTACTGCAGGCCCTCTTCAAAGCCAACAAAAAACTACTCTGGGACCTTCGCGTACTTTTCAAGGACGTAGCAAAAGAAGCGATGAAGAACAGAACATAA
- a CDS encoding 4Fe-4S binding protein → MQETISAVNYYDLPSKVTGELVSININRYKCGYCGACVGVCPKGALELVETWIEVDESMCIKCGICDRICPVGAIEVMK, encoded by the coding sequence TTGCAAGAGACGATATCTGCGGTTAACTATTATGATTTACCTTCAAAAGTTACAGGTGAGCTGGTGAGCATCAACATAAACAGATACAAATGTGGATACTGTGGTGCCTGTGTGGGAGTCTGCCCCAAGGGAGCACTCGAACTTGTGGAGACCTGGATTGAAGTAGATGAAAGTATGTGCATAAAATGCGGGATATGTGATCGTATCTGCCCGGTGGGAGCAATTGAGGTAATGAAATGA
- a CDS encoding TetR/AcrR family transcriptional regulator produces MRSFTDEEREIIKRKIIDRGKDCFSRYGIKKTGIEDLTEGLGISKSSFYSFFISKEDLFLQIFKEEKEALKDNILENSFLKYRTEPDKAIRAYLRYVLDIVDNHPIWRKVLIEKEQFELTISRSSEEELKNIRRDNVAIILPFFEEWEEAGLLIDKPARILAETTQTVLSFIHFRNEIEDEDFSEIMEIFIDLIADNIVKKSS; encoded by the coding sequence GTGCGGTCTTTTACGGATGAAGAAAGAGAGATCATAAAAAGAAAAATTATAGACCGGGGAAAGGACTGCTTTTCCAGGTACGGGATTAAGAAAACAGGCATTGAAGACCTTACCGAGGGTCTGGGGATTTCGAAGAGTTCTTTTTATTCCTTTTTTATCAGTAAGGAAGATCTTTTTCTGCAGATCTTTAAGGAGGAAAAAGAGGCTTTAAAGGACAACATACTCGAAAATTCCTTCCTGAAATACAGGACGGAACCCGATAAGGCGATAAGGGCTTATCTCCGCTACGTGCTGGATATCGTAGATAACCATCCGATCTGGAGAAAAGTTTTAATTGAGAAAGAACAGTTTGAACTCACAATTTCCCGGTCTTCGGAGGAAGAACTCAAAAATATTCGTAGAGACAACGTGGCAATAATTCTTCCTTTTTTTGAAGAGTGGGAAGAAGCCGGGCTTCTTATTGACAAGCCCGCCCGGATTCTTGCAGAGACCACACAGACGGTTCTTTCCTTTATTCACTTCAGAAACGAAATCGAGGACGAAGATTTTTCCGAAATTATGGAGATCTTTATCGATCTGATAGCAGACAATATTGTAAAAAAGAGTTCATAG
- the cofC gene encoding 2-phospho-L-lactate guanylyltransferase, translating into MRAVIPYKKAGAKSRLSPVLSLEEREEFVELMLNQVIDSLRNAEIEKIDVLSPSVYGLEDMTKARVLLDEDDLNEALNRYLAGSKEPVLIVMADLPLLSPAHIKGICSTEKDVCIVPGKGGGTNALFIKNPSRYRVKYYGSSFLTHCSIATDTGQDFEIYDSFLAGTDIDEPEDLVELLIHGNGSAKEYINRKFRLEVSRGRVGLVPL; encoded by the coding sequence ATGAGAGCCGTAATCCCCTACAAAAAAGCCGGCGCAAAATCCAGGCTGTCGCCAGTCCTTAGCCTGGAGGAGAGGGAAGAGTTTGTAGAACTCATGCTAAATCAGGTAATCGATTCTTTAAGAAATGCCGAAATTGAAAAAATCGATGTCTTAAGCCCTTCTGTCTACGGACTCGAGGATATGACAAAAGCGAGAGTTCTGCTGGACGAAGATGACCTGAACGAAGCTCTCAACAGGTACCTCGCAGGCTCAAAAGAGCCTGTCCTGATTGTAATGGCCGACCTGCCTTTACTCTCCCCTGCCCACATAAAAGGCATATGTTCAACTGAAAAGGATGTATGCATCGTCCCGGGAAAAGGCGGGGGTACGAACGCCCTGTTTATAAAGAACCCCTCCAGATACAGGGTAAAGTATTACGGCTCAAGTTTTCTGACCCACTGTTCAATTGCAACAGATACCGGACAGGATTTTGAAATTTATGACTCCTTCCTTGCAGGCACGGATATAGACGAACCTGAAGATCTCGTAGAACTTCTCATCCACGGAAATGGTTCGGCAAAAGAATACATCAACCGAAAATTCCGCCTGGAAGTCAGCCGGGGAAGGGTCGGACTGGTTCCGCTTTAA
- the cofH gene encoding 7,8-didemethyl-8-hydroxy-5-deazariboflavin synthase subunit CofH, whose amino-acid sequence MYMRKPAIPDDVIERAQQGKCTREDALLLLEGNPFELFELANELRASTVGDVVSYVVNRNIYITNKCVGTCGFCAYRTDKGYILGIGEILKQTEEAREAGAVEVCVQGGYTPEVDMEFYLEIIESIKSSFPDICVHALSPMEVNYAARLSGMSVEDALRKLKKSGLDSLTGTSAEILSDRVRKIICPGKVTTRQWIDTVKAAHRAGISTNSTIMYGHVETLEERLDHVFTIREIQKETGGISELIPMSFLPYNNPIGEKMMASGKFTSTGLEDLQLIAISRIILHTHVNNIQASWVKLGKKLAQFALQCGANDLGGTLMEDQISTASGGSYGEYVSPAEFEWMIKGAGRVPIQRDTLYRKVEPRLPVGESLLPGYAKPKMGSKE is encoded by the coding sequence ATGTACATGAGAAAACCGGCAATTCCGGATGATGTCATTGAAAGGGCTCAGCAGGGAAAATGCACTAGAGAAGACGCCCTTCTCCTGCTTGAAGGAAACCCCTTTGAGCTTTTTGAGCTTGCCAACGAACTCAGAGCAAGTACCGTAGGCGACGTTGTAAGTTATGTGGTAAACAGGAATATCTATATTACAAACAAATGCGTCGGAACCTGCGGGTTCTGTGCTTACAGGACCGATAAAGGGTATATTCTGGGTATTGGGGAAATCCTGAAGCAAACGGAAGAGGCAAGAGAAGCCGGAGCTGTCGAGGTCTGTGTCCAGGGAGGATATACCCCAGAGGTAGATATGGAATTCTATCTTGAGATTATAGAGTCCATAAAGTCAAGTTTTCCTGATATCTGCGTCCATGCCCTGTCCCCGATGGAAGTAAACTACGCAGCAAGGCTTTCCGGCATGTCTGTCGAAGATGCCCTGCGTAAACTTAAAAAAAGCGGGCTTGATTCCCTTACCGGGACCTCTGCCGAGATCCTTTCCGACAGGGTGAGAAAGATAATCTGCCCCGGAAAGGTCACTACCCGGCAGTGGATTGACACTGTAAAAGCGGCACACAGGGCAGGGATTTCCACCAATTCCACTATCATGTACGGACACGTAGAAACTCTTGAAGAACGCCTTGACCACGTCTTCACCATCCGCGAAATCCAGAAAGAGACCGGGGGCATTTCGGAACTCATCCCCATGTCTTTTTTGCCCTACAACAACCCCATAGGGGAAAAAATGATGGCCTCAGGAAAGTTCACCAGCACAGGACTTGAAGACCTCCAGCTTATAGCCATTTCTCGCATAATATTACATACCCACGTAAACAATATTCAGGCCAGCTGGGTAAAATTAGGGAAAAAACTTGCCCAGTTTGCTCTGCAGTGCGGAGCCAACGACCTGGGAGGCACGCTTATGGAAGACCAGATCTCAACAGCTTCCGGGGGCAGCTATGGAGAATATGTATCTCCTGCCGAGTTTGAATGGATGATAAAAGGGGCAGGAAGAGTCCCCATACAGAGAGATACCCTCTACCGGAAGGTAGAACCAAGGTTGCCGGTTGGTGAAAGTTTGCTTCCGGGTTATGCAAAGCCAAAGATGGGCAGCAAAGAGTGA